Part of the Vigna unguiculata cultivar IT97K-499-35 chromosome 3, ASM411807v1, whole genome shotgun sequence genome, aataaacttaaaatttgattaaaatgactaaatacaCGTATTTACCCGGTTGAAAGACTAATTTaggtaaaaaatttcaaaaaaaattaattttaatttttattaaaaaattcaagaaaaaaaacgatgattttgtttgaaaaaaaatattattattggagAAACACACATAACATAACCCTATTTAACAAGATCCCCACCCCCAAAGCCTTTCCCATGCACTTGTCCTCTTCAACTTCCAACACCCACTGACACATTCTCTCACTCATTTCTaccctcttctctctctcttcatACTTTTCATCTCTCAAACTCAACTCAAACAACACCTGTTTTCTCCCTTCAATATTCCCCAATTCTATATACCTACCTACCTAGCTTCCTTTTCTCACCCTGACAAATTCACTTCCTATTCCTCCCCTTTCTGAGGCACCCCAACCCCAAGAAGTAGTAGTTGCTACTTCCTCTACCCTCTACCCTCTACCCTAGCTAGCTTAGTTGTTAGTAGTTGAACTCAGTTAGTACTACTTCTCACTTCTCACTTCACAGGGCACACACGTtttctatatatctatatatctacCTCTTTTTCTTTCACTTATCATCACCAAATCAACCACTATTTCTGACACACTCATCATTCACACTACCTTTAATTAACAATGTCCTCCAGAAGATCTCGTTCCAGACAAACGCCAGTTTCCACTCAGATCACTGATGCTCAGATCACTGATCTCGTTTCCAAGTTACAACACCTTATCCCTGAGCTTCGCGCTAGACGTTCCGACAAGGTACTACTAActaatcttttttctttcactttctctCTCATTGTTTTTCCTCTACTCTTGCACCCTGATTAATACTTAGTGAGACGTACATAAGcatttttagaataatattaataatactagtagtagttgttgtttttcttatttagtTCCTATCTCTTTCACCATTCTCTCTCTTACACGAACAAGTCACATGCACAAGACACAAAAACACAGATTTTCTGTGGCTTTGGTTGGCCTTGCTAGATAAGTCACGCGTGTGCCCTCCCTTTAATGTTATTTTACCCACAACTTGTGAGGCTGTGGGACTTGGATATTCCCTCTTCCCATCATtcactatatatatatgtatatactctTAGTGTCATTaaatgcaaaaaaataaaataaaaataaatgtgggaaataatgaaattattagtTTCTATAATTGTTTTGGTTGTTGTGTAGGTTTCAGCTTCTAAGGTGTTGCAGGAGACTTGCAACTACATCAAAAGCTTGCACCGAGAGGTTGATGACCTAAGTGACCGCTTGTCACAACTTTTGGCCACCACAGACTCCAACAGTGCCCAAGCAGCCATTATTAGGAGCTTACTtatgtaataattaatattctaATACTTATCATAGAGCTTTAATCTTATGTGTCGTGTGCATGTCCATGTTCATTTTGGTTTTTCAGACCAAACCAAAAAGGTTACCATGGGCTCCATCTTCGCCCTTACCTACTTTCATCAGACACTTTCTATTCACTATCATCAAATTgtattactataaataaaatgaacttGCATCTTCACCACCTTTCATTTACTTCCAACGTGCTTTAGTTTGAACATAGCAATGTATCTTATTAGAGGAACTCAGCGGTTTTGGTGTGGACCCATTTAAAGGGTGAAGTTTGAACCTGACCTATTACATGTGACATTGCCCCCACACCATTTTCGGTTATTTCTTCTGGCCAACCCGTGATATTAGTGTTGGACCACTGTATACAATGAATCATTCATCATCAACCTTTATCACTGTATCTACATTTACATATATTATCTCTCTGTTGCTTCATATGCACCATATGTATACGGATAATGATAACTACtgcatatttcaattattttacatattatacaAACATCTTCAGAGGAATCATAAACGAATTTTTCGTAATCagaaatataaatgtaattGTTTCAGTGACAAAGATCACTATCTATTAATTGTGCTCAACTTTGTTGGTAGATACACACCTTCAGCAATAATTGtgaatacattattatttttttaaatctagtTGCGAATACAATTCATATATTGTAAGCGGTAAGTCTGTGAAAGTGAAATAAATGGAAGTTCTTAAAAGTGTTTGTTTTTTTGGGCTTTCTTGCTTTGGAATGAATGTCATCCCTCTTCCTAAATCATTTTATCACGggtactattattttttacacccaacaaattcttacatatattttacgtccattattttatcttttgattttttttattctttataaatataaaaggtaACTTTTTAATGGTCAAAATACCTTTAAAAATAAGTTGTCAACtactatattaatgttttaagttaaaaaaaaactaaaagaaacatgattaaaatattaatatgttaaCGTCTCGGAccattattttctattagtGAGCAAGAAAAATATTACTTCTAAAAACAATATGAAACAACTTTCCCAGACATGTTCATAAATATGACTGGTACCTATAGATAGATACGCATGTGGGGATGCATATGGGATTTTATGTTTTGGAATGCATGGTAATTAATTGACAAGTAATGTTTAGAccgtattgtttttgttttgatctGTATTTACAATTTGTACAATTCTCGGCcgatttttctttatttgatgtatgaaaattaattagttaGAGGAGAGAAAATACAATATTAAGTTATAGGTCGAAggatatgttatatatattattttgtatatatgagTTGTAACActtctaatgtttttttatcattattatatatatattctataaaaagaaagaagtaatgatattttcacacttcctatttttatatagaatagaaaatataataataataatataattaagatacttttcaaatattattattataaaatatttaagtttcaACCTTTTCATAAATTTAGACATTTTCAATTGAACTCATATTAACATTTATTTGTCTATATATTGAGTATTTAAGTTcttattgtttaatatttttattagctAAGTGATTGAGACCGTTATCTTACTCTCTCATTTTGTTCGTTTGTTTTCACATGTTAAGACATGTAAAACAAgtaacttttattgttttaattaaaaacatgttaaatatcAAGATCATCATACTTCTCAATGTTTTCGGTGACAATAACCAAAAAGAATTTCTCTATCACCACTATTAATATAGGAGATTGCGAccattttattattcaatatgTTTTCAAGGACAACAGGTAGTTTTAcattaattgtattttatattaaacaagAAATCTAGATTTTTTAacagaaaaagtaaaaaaaagaaaagttaagatAACAAGCATgtcactttttttaataaaaaaataaatgacaaaaactcagttgaaaaatataactcaataaaaaaatttagtaaggtctcaattaaaaatacttaaaaagatttataatttaattaaatcctataaaatattattagttagtTGTATATGAAGTTATTTGAATacctttttaattaataaagagaaagaataaagaataaattatagGTTTttgtcatattatatatatatatatatatatatatatatatatattaacgagtatctgattttttaatttttataagatcaataatatttatttttaaaatatatataataaattttaaaatagttgttaaataaaataactgttTAAAGAAAGTTTTTAGAATAacggtcaaaataaaaaaaataaaaaaaaatggttaaagaaaaaataattataaaataattaacttttaaaataataattgagggtaaaattaaaaaatgaaaaatggacacaaaaagagaaatcttctttttatatatatatatatatatatatatatatatatatatatatatatatatatatatatatatatatatatatatatatatatattatgaatcaCTATTAAAATAAGTCATTTTAGCGACTAAAATTAATGATCAACATAAGTAGGTCATTATTTGTGACCGAAAAATAGCCAACAAACAACATCTATTAcaaatttgtcactaaaataGTGACTGATTATTTATACAATAGCAACCAAACATTTCAATAGCTAAATTCTAGTCACTAAATTGGTTGTTATTTATACAAATTGGAAGCAATACTTTTTAGTGACTGAATTAGCGACCAATGTGTGTTTTGTATATTTGGCGATCactaaatatgtataatatgctaatttattaaaaaggttTGATCgctaaatgtaatatttttagtGACCGAACTAAATATTCTACTAGCAACCCAAAATTTGGTGTCACAAAATACgtataatatgataattagcgataaaaaatgttaagttgatCATCTAGTTTATTTTTGCTCAATTTGGTCgcgattttttaaaattcaatgcaATTTAATctctttcattaaatttttttaaagtggagcaataatttttatcaaaattgacactaggattatgtcaattacacaaaaaaaaaaaacaaatcaaccttattcacaacttcaattttgattaaaaatccTTTATctgattcaaaaaatttaacgagaaaaaaacaaattgcataatttaaaaaaaaaatcaaattaagactaaaaaaaacaaattgcataatttaatcccaatatttttatttaaagtagtaaaaacattgtatttacttattttatgataataaaaaataacataattatcattattattataattataattatacaattaaataaaaataacttataattttattataattaattttcatttataatggtCAAGATTGAAAAAATACTCAAATAAAACatggttaaattaaataaacgttcatttaaaagataatattaataaaataattattttatttaaaaaatattttaaaggtaaaattaaaaatgtgaaaacaaaagttttcctttatatatagatataaaaaaatttagaatatcaaatatataaaatatattaaaaatattaaaatttaaaaaatatatttaaaattttatattaaattatatagatataaaaaaattgggaaaGGGGAGCATGACTCTCTTTATCACTCGAAAGATCCGTCGAtgtacattttatatatatatatatatatatatatatatatatatatatatatatatatatatatatatatatatatattctaccATATtttatactgtaatttttttttattctaggaagaaaaggaaatattatttatttataacttcttttttttatctactAATACTACTATTCTTCAAGTGGCTAGTGGAAAGAGGTTAATGAGAGGATTGATGTGAACAATTAGAGGTAATCATTATTGGTCCTTCCAAAAAGAATGGGGGAATCAGGGACGTTCACAAATGTGAGTGTCGAGAAAGTTGTCCCTTGAAAGGTTACAAAACTGTTAACCACATTAGTCTACCAACTGGTTAAAAGCAGCGATAATATCTGGTGTCAAGGGATTTGGAAAATTTGGTGTTACCATCTTTAAGTAACTAGGtcattttggtagtcaaaacctaaGTAGCTAacttttagtgaccaatttctcTTTGTAGCAAAAATCatgataactaattttaaaaaccaatttagtgaccgattataattttttattcataatagtatctattttagtaaccaataattttttactttgtaaattgatatctaaatttgtcattatagtaactaacaacttttggtcactaaaattagttactaattaaatattttcttgtagtgaagaAATGGTAATcaccaaatatatataaaaaaaataaaaattaatcactgttatgaaatttatggatGTCCATTGAGTTGCTAGCAGTTACCTATGATTGATTGCTATTGATGTTATCATTAATATTGTAACCATTGAGTTGTATCCCTTGGGTTgccttttatatttataaataaggaCTTCTCCTATTGATAAATGACATACAAAAAGTCAGTCTCTACCCTTTATTCTCCTTCtctcctttattttataacacgttatcaacACAAAGGCTGTCCAACTGAGTTAGTGGAGATGTTTTCTCTTTATGGACAATGCTTTGCGTACCTCAATCCGGGCTTTTTCTAATCCTTTCCTTATTGACAAATTTgtcttatattcttattttgttgtgataaaaagttatttgactttatcaagtttcatatttgtcttattattattatgattattttaattattttctatattaattttatagtttcataaataaaatttgattattatcaatattttatgaacCAGTTTTAAACAAGTCAAACCttacaaatttgaatttgtgactcttgatgttataaaaaaaatactcatattttttagtattagaGACTGAAATACATCTAGATGCAATGAGTCTTGACGAT contains:
- the LOC114177434 gene encoding transcription factor PRE6-like; amino-acid sequence: MSSRRSRSRQTPVSTQITDAQITDLVSKLQHLIPELRARRSDKVSASKVLQETCNYIKSLHREVDDLSDRLSQLLATTDSNSAQAAIIRSLLM